One region of Apus apus isolate bApuApu2 chromosome 6, bApuApu2.pri.cur, whole genome shotgun sequence genomic DNA includes:
- the ORC2 gene encoding origin recognition complex subunit 2 isoform X2 — MSRPEGAGSRALEVKFVPDEDVLKHIADEAGIKVRKDKTQLAVSVKKLVKKLENISDDEAQEILEEENYVAALGISAQDPMGNGSSVSGGEVYSFQTPKRSSKMAELASELAQAPGQSVASNHFECMEKTAKTPQSSKCSSSNKVQQRSKKKEFVSTTPYRLRKRLAAPDPCLESESEYSASCSEEEEEENQKEVSTVLSDQKTPAKTKAVSTPPPRNTLVKKNEDKMSNLVEEYFEAHSSSKVLTSDRTLQKLRKRRLNQQTLHELLKEAPLAYAAEIKELNQQHESLFSKWMLQLRLGFNIVLYGLGSKRDLLEKFRTSVLQDSVHLVVNGYFPSITVKSILNSITEEILDHIGTFRSPLDQLEFITKRFKEDSSVELYILIHNLDSQMLRGERSQQILAQLSSLPTVYLIASIDHINAPLMWDQAKLSLFNWLWYETTTFNPYVEETSYENSFLVQQSGSLALSSLTHVLRSLTLNARGIFRLLAQYQLENKDNPSYPGLSFQDFYQQCREAFLVNSDLTLRAQLTEFRDHKLIRTKRLLS, encoded by the exons ATGAGCCGGCCGGAGGGGGCCGGCAGCCGCGCCCTGGAGGTGAAGTTCGTGCCCGACGAGGATGTCCTGAAGCACATTGCCGACGAAGCAG GTATTAAGGTACGGAAAGACAAGACTCAGCTGGCAGTCAGTGTGAAGAAATTGGTGAAGAAGCTTGAGAATATTTCAGATGATGAAGCTCAGGAGATCCTGGAAGAGGAAAACTATGTTGCTGCTCTTGGAATATCCGCCCAAG atccAATGGGAAATGGGTCAAGTGTAAGTGGTGGTGAAGTTTACTCATTCCAGACTCCCAAACGCTCCAGCAAGATGGCAGAGCTAG CCTCTGAATTAGCCCAGGCACCAGGACAGAGTGTTGCATCTAATCACTTTGAGTGCATGGAGAAGACAGCCAAAACCCCTCAAAGCAGCA AATGTTCAAGTTCAAACAAAGTGCAGCAGAGG agtaaaaagaaagaatttgtgTCTACCACACCTTACAGACTCCGAAAGAGGCTAGCAG CTCCAGACCCCTGTTTAGAAAGTGAGAGTGAATATTCTGCTTCCTgctcagaggaggaggaggaggaaaaccagaaagaagTCAGCACTGTTTTATCAGATCAAAAGACCCCAGCAAAAACTAAGGCTGTATCTACGCCTCCTCCCAGAAACAccctagtaaaaaaaaatgaggacaaGATG AGCAACCTGGTGGAGGAATACTTTGAAGCTCACAGTAGCTCCAAAGTGCTCACTTCAGACCGAACGCTGCAGAAGTTGCGGAAGAGAAGATTGAATCAG CAAACACTGCACGAACTTTTGAAAGAAGCTCCCCTTGCCTATGCTGCTGAAATTAAAGAGCTAAACCAGCAACACGAATCCCTCTTTTCCAAGTGGATGCTGCAATTACG CTTGGGTTTTAATATAGTGCTTTATGGACTGGGCTCAAAGCGTGATTTATTAGAGAAGTTTCGTACCTCTGTGCTCCAGGATTCTGTTCACCTTGTGGTCAATGGATACTTCCCCAGCATCACGGTGAAATCT attcTTAACTCCATCACAGAGGAGATACTGGACCATATAGGGACCTTCCGCAGCCCCCTTGACCAACTTGAGTTCATCACAAAAAGGTTTAAAGAAG ATTCATCTGTAGAGCTTTATATCCTCATTCATAACCTGGACAGCCAGATGTTGAGAGGAGAAAGAAGTCAGCAGATCCTTGCACAGTTGTCCTCTCTGCCTACTGTTTACCTCATTGCCTCTATTGATCACATCAATGCTCCTCTCA TGTGGGATCAGGCAAAACTAAGCCTCTTCAACTGGCTTTGGTATGAAACAACCACATTTAATCCGTATGTGGAAGAAACGTCTTACGAGAACTCGTTTTTAGTACAACAATCTGGATCTTTGGCTTTGAGCTCCTTAACACATGTCCTGCGCAGTCTCACTCTCAATGCCAG GGGAATATTCAGACTGCTTGCTCAGTACCAGCTGGAGAACAAGGACAACCCATCTTACCCAG GACTGTCTTTTCAAGACTTCTACCAGCAGTGTCGGGAGGCTTTTCTTGTGAACAGTGACCTAACACTCAGAGCACAGCTGACAGAATTCAGGGACCACAAGCTCATCCGGACAAAGCGG TTGCTGTcatga
- the ORC2 gene encoding origin recognition complex subunit 2 isoform X1 — MSRPEGAGSRALEVKFVPDEDVLKHIADEAGIKVRKDKTQLAVSVKKLVKKLENISDDEAQEILEEENYVAALGISAQDPMGNGSSVSGGEVYSFQTPKRSSKMAELASELAQAPGQSVASNHFECMEKTAKTPQSSKCSSSNKVQQRSKKKEFVSTTPYRLRKRLAAPDPCLESESEYSASCSEEEEEENQKEVSTVLSDQKTPAKTKAVSTPPPRNTLVKKNEDKMSNLVEEYFEAHSSSKVLTSDRTLQKLRKRRLNQQTLHELLKEAPLAYAAEIKELNQQHESLFSKWMLQLRLGFNIVLYGLGSKRDLLEKFRTSVLQDSVHLVVNGYFPSITVKSILNSITEEILDHIGTFRSPLDQLEFITKRFKEDSSVELYILIHNLDSQMLRGERSQQILAQLSSLPTVYLIASIDHINAPLMWDQAKLSLFNWLWYETTTFNPYVEETSYENSFLVQQSGSLALSSLTHVLRSLTLNARGIFRLLAQYQLENKDNPSYPGLSFQDFYQQCREAFLVNSDLTLRAQLTEFRDHKLIRTKRGADGVEYLLIPVDDSTLTDFLEKEDEDV; from the exons ATGAGCCGGCCGGAGGGGGCCGGCAGCCGCGCCCTGGAGGTGAAGTTCGTGCCCGACGAGGATGTCCTGAAGCACATTGCCGACGAAGCAG GTATTAAGGTACGGAAAGACAAGACTCAGCTGGCAGTCAGTGTGAAGAAATTGGTGAAGAAGCTTGAGAATATTTCAGATGATGAAGCTCAGGAGATCCTGGAAGAGGAAAACTATGTTGCTGCTCTTGGAATATCCGCCCAAG atccAATGGGAAATGGGTCAAGTGTAAGTGGTGGTGAAGTTTACTCATTCCAGACTCCCAAACGCTCCAGCAAGATGGCAGAGCTAG CCTCTGAATTAGCCCAGGCACCAGGACAGAGTGTTGCATCTAATCACTTTGAGTGCATGGAGAAGACAGCCAAAACCCCTCAAAGCAGCA AATGTTCAAGTTCAAACAAAGTGCAGCAGAGG agtaaaaagaaagaatttgtgTCTACCACACCTTACAGACTCCGAAAGAGGCTAGCAG CTCCAGACCCCTGTTTAGAAAGTGAGAGTGAATATTCTGCTTCCTgctcagaggaggaggaggaggaaaaccagaaagaagTCAGCACTGTTTTATCAGATCAAAAGACCCCAGCAAAAACTAAGGCTGTATCTACGCCTCCTCCCAGAAACAccctagtaaaaaaaaatgaggacaaGATG AGCAACCTGGTGGAGGAATACTTTGAAGCTCACAGTAGCTCCAAAGTGCTCACTTCAGACCGAACGCTGCAGAAGTTGCGGAAGAGAAGATTGAATCAG CAAACACTGCACGAACTTTTGAAAGAAGCTCCCCTTGCCTATGCTGCTGAAATTAAAGAGCTAAACCAGCAACACGAATCCCTCTTTTCCAAGTGGATGCTGCAATTACG CTTGGGTTTTAATATAGTGCTTTATGGACTGGGCTCAAAGCGTGATTTATTAGAGAAGTTTCGTACCTCTGTGCTCCAGGATTCTGTTCACCTTGTGGTCAATGGATACTTCCCCAGCATCACGGTGAAATCT attcTTAACTCCATCACAGAGGAGATACTGGACCATATAGGGACCTTCCGCAGCCCCCTTGACCAACTTGAGTTCATCACAAAAAGGTTTAAAGAAG ATTCATCTGTAGAGCTTTATATCCTCATTCATAACCTGGACAGCCAGATGTTGAGAGGAGAAAGAAGTCAGCAGATCCTTGCACAGTTGTCCTCTCTGCCTACTGTTTACCTCATTGCCTCTATTGATCACATCAATGCTCCTCTCA TGTGGGATCAGGCAAAACTAAGCCTCTTCAACTGGCTTTGGTATGAAACAACCACATTTAATCCGTATGTGGAAGAAACGTCTTACGAGAACTCGTTTTTAGTACAACAATCTGGATCTTTGGCTTTGAGCTCCTTAACACATGTCCTGCGCAGTCTCACTCTCAATGCCAG GGGAATATTCAGACTGCTTGCTCAGTACCAGCTGGAGAACAAGGACAACCCATCTTACCCAG GACTGTCTTTTCAAGACTTCTACCAGCAGTGTCGGGAGGCTTTTCTTGTGAACAGTGACCTAACACTCAGAGCACAGCTGACAGAATTCAGGGACCACAAGCTCATCCGGACAAAGCGG GGAGCTGACGGTGTGGAATACTTATTAATTCCTGTAGATGACAGTACCTTGACCGACTTCTTAGAGAAAGAGGATGAAGATGTATAA